CAGCAGCAACATGAGAACGATATAGATCACGCTCATGCCGGTTATCTGCAGTCCGACATTCAAAATTTTCCCGATGAGATTTCCAGATGATATAAAATAGTCAATATTTATCGCCTTCATTATAATCACTGCGGCGACAGAACCCAAGATAATTTTTATGGTCGGAATCATAAAATATAAATAGTTGATTCCGGTAATCTTCTTTTTCATATTGAATACCAGCAGGAAAAGATTCATCAAACCGGCCACCGAATTGGCCGCCGCCAGCCCGGCAAATCCCCACAATGGTATAAAAGCAAAATTCAAGACTATGTTGGCCGCCACGGAAATTATCGAATAGAACATCGGCCGTCTGGCGTCATCGAGGGCATAGAATACCGGGGCCGCCACCCGAACCCCCGCAAAACCGACCAGTCCGAAAGCGTAAAAATATAGCGCCCTGGCGGTATGAGCGGTGGCTTCCGGTCCGAATGCCCCCCGCTGATAAATGAGCCGAACCAGATCATCGCTGAACCCCGCCAGATAGGCCGCCGAAGGAATCACCAGAAACATGGTCAGCCCGATTGCTTCCTTGAAAGTCCTGACAAGCTGCGCCGTATCATTGCGCGCCGCATCATCGGAGACCTTCGGCAGTGTGACCGTTCCGAGCGCCACACCAAAAACTCCCAGGGGAAAATGCATCAGCCGATAGGCATAGTTCAAATAGGACATCGCCCCCTCCATCAAAAGCGAGGCCAGCAGTGTACTGATCAGAATATTCAGCCTTGAAGCCGACAATCCCAGAACCATCGGGGAAATCAGACGGATTATCCTTCGGATTCCGGAGTCGGCAAAATCGAGCATAAATTTGAAGCGAAAGCCTATTCTAAGCAGTGACGGGATCTGAAAAACCAGTTGCCCGATTCCGCCAACTATCACGCCCAGCGCCAGCGTATAAATGGGGACGTCGAAATACTCATTTAACAACAGCGGGGCCAAAATCATGCCGATATTAAAAAGAGCGGGCGACAGGGCCGGTATCCCGAAACGGCCGACAGAATTAAGAATACCCATCAGGACCGCCGAGATGGATACCATCAGGAGATAAATGAACATTATCCTTGTCAGGTTGACGGTCAGAGCAAACTTGGCTGGATCTGCCGTGAACCCCTTCGCTGAAGCGTATACTATTGCAGGAGTTGCAATTATACCAATGGCTACAACTGCGCCGACAATCAGAAGCAGGGCCGAAATGGTCAGATTGGCCAACCGAAACGCTTCCGCCTGGCCGTTCTTGACTATCTTCTCCTTAAAAACCGGAACAAAAGCCGAAGAAAGCGCCCCCTCCGCAAACAGGTCGCGAAGCAAATTGGGTATGCGGAAAGCGGCCACAAAGGCATCGGTGGCCATACCGGCCCCGAAGAAAAAGGCGACGACCTGTTCCCTGACCAGCCCCAGAATTCGGGAAACCGCCGTGGCCGCCGAAACGGTTCCGGCCGTGGAGGCAATTGATTTACCGGTATTATTATCCATTGACAAAATATAAATTATCTATATATTAAAAGGCTAAAAAAAACATAAGGTTGAAAGGGAAAAAATTGCCGCATCATAAGTCCTGTAAGAAACGGATTAAAACATCGGCCCTGGCCAGGGAGCGCAATCGTGCCCTCCGTTCCAATATGAAGAAATCGGTTAAGGCGATTCGCAGCTGCCAGACTCGCGCCGAAGCGGAAAAAATGATTTCTGATGTCGTCTGCGTTATCGATAAGGCCGCTCATAAAAATATTATTCATAAGAAAAAAGCCGCCCGCGATAAATCCAGACTGATGGCCATGGTCACCCGGCTTACCAGCTAAAATCCGGTAACTCATAAAATATACCTGACCAGCCGGATCAGACGAGGCCGGGTTTTAATTATCCTGGCCAGCAGCTTGCCGGCATTTATCCCATCAGTAGAATTTTCCGCAAAATGAATTTTCAACGCCTTGACGATGTCAATAAAGTCATCGTCCTCAAGGCGTGTGTACATATTTTTCAGCCGCCGATACCTCGACAATTCCTCATCTTTTTCTTCGAGAAAACAGCCCGGATAAAACCTGTCGATGTCATCGATATGGCCGATCCGGCCCGATAAATATTCCACCGCCGCCAATCCTGCATAACGGCCGGACATCATGGCATTGACAATACCGGCGCCAGTCAGTGAATCCAGCGCCCGGGCGGCATCACCTGCAACCAGAAGGTTGCCCAGTCGAAACTGGCCCTTGCTCCGGTACTTGGGCGTCAGTCCGCCCATTTTCTCAGTGACGACGCCACCGGGATAATGCTGATCGACGAAAGTGTCGAGCAGACGCATGGCATCGTCGCCCCGTGCACCGTCGGTAATAATTCCAATGCCGATATTGGCCGAACTCCCGGACTTGGGGAAAACCCAGAGGTACCCTTTGGGAGCCACCTTGTTGCCCACATAAAACTCGATCAAATCCGGGGAGACAGTAATGTTTTCGAGACGATATTCCAGAAGGGTTTCCACTTCATCAAGTTCGACCAAGGTATCCATTCCGGCCATCCGGGCGATTCTTGATTCGACACCGTCAGCGGCAATGAATATTCGGGCCTCGATCTTCTCGCTG
This sequence is a window from candidate division Zixibacteria bacterium HGW-Zixibacteria-1. Protein-coding genes within it:
- the mviN gene encoding murein biosynthesis integral membrane protein MurJ — translated: MDNNTGKSIASTAGTVSAATAVSRILGLVREQVVAFFFGAGMATDAFVAAFRIPNLLRDLFAEGALSSAFVPVFKEKIVKNGQAEAFRLANLTISALLLIVGAVVAIGIIATPAIVYASAKGFTADPAKFALTVNLTRIMFIYLLMVSISAVLMGILNSVGRFGIPALSPALFNIGMILAPLLLNEYFDVPIYTLALGVIVGGIGQLVFQIPSLLRIGFRFKFMLDFADSGIRRIIRLISPMVLGLSASRLNILISTLLASLLMEGAMSYLNYAYRLMHFPLGVFGVALGTVTLPKVSDDAARNDTAQLVRTFKEAIGLTMFLVIPSAAYLAGFSDDLVRLIYQRGAFGPEATAHTARALYFYAFGLVGFAGVRVAAPVFYALDDARRPMFYSIISVAANIVLNFAFIPLWGFAGLAAANSVAGLMNLFLLVFNMKKKITGINYLYFMIPTIKIILGSVAAVIIMKAINIDYFISSGNLIGKILNVGLQITGMSVIYIVLMLLLRVDEVKRLLAVLHLKK
- the rpsT gene encoding 30S ribosomal protein S20, with the translated sequence MRLKGKKLPHHKSCKKRIKTSALARERNRALRSNMKKSVKAIRSCQTRAEAEKMISDVVCVIDKAAHKNIIHKKKAARDKSRLMAMVTRLTS
- a CDS encoding digeranylgeranylglycerophospholipid reductase, with protein sequence MRYDAVVVGAGPAGSMAAYEIASAGHSVLMLEKHSRPGIPVCCAEGVGSRGLDKLIKPRPEWISAVINRVRVIAPDGSHTTVTLSGGGYVLDRKKFDYDLAGRAVEAGGRLECGTIGLNLTGHNNHFDTINIQRSSGGSEKIEARIFIAADGVESRIARMAGMDTLVELDEVETLLEYRLENITVSPDLIEFYVGNKVAPKGYLWVFPKSGSSANIGIGIITDGARGDDAMRLLDTFVDQHYPGGVVTEKMGGLTPKYRSKGQFRLGNLLVAGDAARALDSLTGAGIVNAMMSGRYAGLAAVEYLSGRIGHIDDIDRFYPGCFLEEKDEELSRYRRLKNMYTRLEDDDFIDIVKALKIHFAENSTDGINAGKLLARIIKTRPRLIRLVRYIL